The region GAGCTGATCCACTTACTTCTGGCCGCCAGCCTTTTCTTCAACTTCTGGGAGCGGACCATAAATCTTGGCCAGTGCATCTTCGAGAACCTGCCCGCGGGCCTTGACGGTAATCACTTTTCCATCGGCACCAATCAGAATGCAGGTCGGAATTGCATTCACACCATAGAACTTGGCAATCGGGTTGCTCCAGCCTGCAGCCTTGGTTTCCGAGGTGTTCGCCGGGTACAGGTTGACCCAGGGAATTTCCCGCTTTTCGATGAATTCCTTTAGGGGCTCAATACTGTTATCCAGGCTGATCCCGACGACTTCAAAGCCTTTGTCGTGATAAGCCTCATGGAGCTTCTTGACGCGTGGAATCTCGGCAATGCAGGGGCCGCACCAGGTAGCCCAGAAGTCCACGAGAACCACTTTGCCTTTGAGGGAAGCGAGGTCGAAATCCTTGCCTTCTACAGTGGTGCCGACAACTTCCATGGAGTTACCAACCAGTCCCAGACGCCGCGAAATGCCGCGAACTCTTTCCGCAATCGGCGTGACAGTTTCCTTATCAGTCGATTCCAGCAGGTCGGCCAGGCGAGACATATAGCTGGCAGCGAGAGCAGGGTCTTTGCCATATTCGAGTGTGCGACCTGCCTCTGAGGCGAGTTTGATGCTCTCTGTCGAGAAATCAGCCACTTTGACACGGTTGAGTGTCTCAGCGAGCAGCGTATCCACCGCTGCCGGTTCCAGTTGAGGAATCGTCAGAATCCGCAAGCCATCGATTTTCTCTGAGGCCATCTTGGCAATGGCTGGGCGGGAATCTGTTGCCAGGCGATTGGCAATCGCAAGTGCCGACTGTGCCGATCCAGGTGCTTCGACTCTCAAGAGCATCGACTGCGCATTGAGGAGTAGACCGGCAGCCTGCAAAGCCTGCTTTTCATTGGCGGCTGGATCAGCCAGAACTTTTTCAGTGGCTGTGGTGACGAGGTTATTGGCTTTGAGTCTGAGGGCATTCATCTCTTCGAAAGAGCTGACCTTCTGCTTCGAAAGAGCCATCGGCGAGGAGAGTCGTCGGGCCGAGGCCAGCAATTCAGGAATGCCACTTTCGGGAAGTTGGAAGATATCTTCGGGGAGCTTCAGATCGAGATCTTCCGGAAGCAGCCCCTGCATGGCGGCAGCACGAATTTTGGCAGCTTTGGCCTTGGCTTCATCGGACGCCTGCTTGTCGTCTGTCGGCTTCGCTTCCGAGTTCCCCGTGGTGATTTGTGCCGCAGGTACTGTCGCTGGTTTTTCCTGAGCCAGGCAGACACTGCTCGTCATGGCCACGACAGCCAGTGCCGCCCACTTTTTGCCCACACTCGCCCACGAAATCCGGGAAAACCAATGTTCATTGATCTGACGCATAACCGAAGCCCTCAAAGATAGAAAATGGACGGTTTTCAAGATGATCCAGAACGAGTTCCACAGACCTGGAATCTCTGGAAATGAAGAATTCTCTCCAGGGAAATCTTCAGTGAGCGTACCTGCGTTGTATCAATCCGATTCGCAAAATGCACGAAGAAAGTTGGAGAACTCTGGAATCGTCCCAGTTCCCGCAATTTCAGGTTGAACAGGAAGCAAAACAGCCCTTCACAAGGAAGGGCTGCTCTGGATACCGGATCGATTGTGTGGATTAGCTCTGCCTATCGAACATGCCGCCCGATCGCCAGTGGACTGACTTCTTTTCGGCGTTACTTCTTCTTGGCAGGAGCGTCGTCTGTGGTCTCGTCTTTCGGCTCTTCCTTGACTGGCCCCAGCAATTTGGCGAGTTCATTGGTCAGGTTCTCGCCGCGTGCTTCCAGAGAGATCACCTTGCCTTCGGCATTAATGAGGATGCAGGTGGGGATGCCACTGATGCCATAGTAGGCAGCCTGTGGGCTGGACCAGCCACCGGGTGCCTCTTCAGTCCCCTCATGGAAGAGAGTTGTCCAGGGAACATTCTTCTCTTTAAGGAAGCCCATGAGATCTTCCTTGCTGTCATCCAGGCTCACGCCGACAACTTCAAAGCCCTTATCGTGATAGGCCTCGTAAGCTTTCTTGAGGTTGGGCATTTCAGCAATGCAGGGGCCGCACCATGTCGCCCAGAAATCGACCAGCACGACTTTCCCCTTCAGGCTGGCCAGATCAAAGGGCTTGCCATCGACAGTCGTCCCCTTCAGAACCATCGTATTGCCCGGCAGGTTGATGCGGCGGGCCATTCCTCGCACCTGTTCTGCCGCCTGCTTGATTTCTTTCTTGTCCGCCTTGTCCAGCAGGTTGGCAAGATCACCGAGGAAATCCACCGCAGGGCCAGTTTCGGGCATCGATTCGAGCACCATCGCCAATTGCATCCCCATGCCAATACTCTCTTCCGAGTACTTGGTCGTCTCGATGGCTTTGAGAATATCGGCCGAGAGTGTGGCTCGTTCCTGAGCAGTCAATGTCGGTGCCGAAAGCACGCGTAACATGAGGAGCTGCTGATTCGCCAGTTCCGAGATTTCTTTGCGAGTATCCGCCTTCAGTTTGGTCGCTGCAGCCAGGGCAGCTTCCTGAGCACCATCAATCTGCGCGCTTGCTAACAAAGTGTGTGCCTGGAGATGCATTTCTGCCGCTTCGACGGCTGTATCCAGCTCCACCTTAGGCATGGCCAGAACTTGCCCAGTCCCTTCGATAATCGTTTTTTGAACTCGAATGGCGTGTTCAATCGCCTGCTGACGACTCTTGAGTCGCGGACGCTTCTGCTGCAGATCTTCAAGGAATTCGAGAATATCATCTGCCGATCCCTTGGGGATGGCATACAAGGCGTCGCTGACTTCTTCCTGCTTCAGTGGGTCTTGCGGTGCAGGCTTGGCAGCGGCAGCAGGGGGGGCTCCGGCTTCCTGTGCCATGGCCGAAAACTGGCTGCCAGTCATCAGCGCGATCGCAAATACAAACTTCCCAGCCACCACTGGCCAGGTGCAGACATTTCGGGACATCGATGGCTGGTGCGTTGAATTTTGCGTCATTGACCAGCGGATTCGGGATCGAAGCATGTGATGACTTTCAGGCTGTTCCATTAGGTATCGGCAGGCGTTCGTGCATCCTCGCAGAACTTCGCCGGGTGAATTGTCATCTTCATGAACCAGAATTGCACCTCAATTCTGCGGGGAATCGCTCGATTTTCTTCACATTCCCCCTGAAATCTGCCCATGGCAAGACCGCCAATTTTCACGGTGATCGAGTGACATGAGGGAATCTCGACGGGGCGGAATTCCAGGAAAAATTCGGGTAACCGCATCAGTCACTCGCAAACCGTGGAAAACAAATCAACACTCGCTTGTGTCACGCTGGGGTGAGCAGGCAAGATATGTCGAATTGTCCTTTTGTAGGTATTTCTTCACCGTTTTTGCCAATCCCAGACCAATTCTCTCGTTGAGTGTGTGGCCCATGATCAAGCATCCGTGGTTTCGGTCGTTGTCGATGCGCATTTTGGCGGCTGGTGTTCCCTTTTTTGTCAGCCAGACGTGGGCTCCCGCAACTCTTCAAGTTCTCGCTGAGGATGCTCAGCCAGCATCGGCCATGAATCCGATGAACTCGGGCGCAGCTGGTCAGGAGACGAGTGCGAATCCACCCGTCGAAAAGCCCATGCCCCCCGCACCGAATTCACCCGTGATGATGGTCGACGAAGTCGTCCCACCAGCAGTGC is a window of Planctopirus limnophila DSM 3776 DNA encoding:
- a CDS encoding TlpA family protein disulfide reductase produces the protein MLRSRIRWSMTQNSTHQPSMSRNVCTWPVVAGKFVFAIALMTGSQFSAMAQEAGAPPAAAAKPAPQDPLKQEEVSDALYAIPKGSADDILEFLEDLQQKRPRLKSRQQAIEHAIRVQKTIIEGTGQVLAMPKVELDTAVEAAEMHLQAHTLLASAQIDGAQEAALAAATKLKADTRKEISELANQQLLMLRVLSAPTLTAQERATLSADILKAIETTKYSEESIGMGMQLAMVLESMPETGPAVDFLGDLANLLDKADKKEIKQAAEQVRGMARRINLPGNTMVLKGTTVDGKPFDLASLKGKVVLVDFWATWCGPCIAEMPNLKKAYEAYHDKGFEVVGVSLDDSKEDLMGFLKEKNVPWTTLFHEGTEEAPGGWSSPQAAYYGISGIPTCILINAEGKVISLEARGENLTNELAKLLGPVKEEPKDETTDDAPAKKK
- a CDS encoding TlpA family protein disulfide reductase gives rise to the protein MRQINEHWFSRISWASVGKKWAALAVVAMTSSVCLAQEKPATVPAAQITTGNSEAKPTDDKQASDEAKAKAAKIRAAAMQGLLPEDLDLKLPEDIFQLPESGIPELLASARRLSSPMALSKQKVSSFEEMNALRLKANNLVTTATEKVLADPAANEKQALQAAGLLLNAQSMLLRVEAPGSAQSALAIANRLATDSRPAIAKMASEKIDGLRILTIPQLEPAAVDTLLAETLNRVKVADFSTESIKLASEAGRTLEYGKDPALAASYMSRLADLLESTDKETVTPIAERVRGISRRLGLVGNSMEVVGTTVEGKDFDLASLKGKVVLVDFWATWCGPCIAEIPRVKKLHEAYHDKGFEVVGISLDNSIEPLKEFIEKREIPWVNLYPANTSETKAAGWSNPIAKFYGVNAIPTCILIGADGKVITVKARGQVLEDALAKIYGPLPEVEEKAGGQK